GAGTTTTCTCGCCAAAGTACGGGCAGGCGCCGCCTCACCTGGTCGCTCAGCCGCGAGGGCTTTACCTTTGTGCAGGACAGCGTTGGCCGGCTTGTTCCCGGCCAGCGACTCCTTGGAGAGGTGCTGGTGGCTCTCGGCCAGGCACTCCACCTCCGCAAAACGGGTGTTGAGGGCCATCGAGGGGTGGGTGGGGTCCTCCGACATGTTCAGGTAGGCCGCTCTCCGGAGCTGCTCTTCGATGACCAGGGCCTGCTCCAGCAACTGGGGGGGGGGCGAGCAggggggggtgagagagagaaacagactaaGAAAGCCTTGAGAGATAAGAGGTAGAGGCCTAAAAATTCAGGCTTCGGGCCTGTTCAGCGGCAGGACCATATTCCAAAGGCCTAGCGTGCAGGGCCGAACTGCGCCCTTGAGGCCTAGTCTTCAGGCTTTGAGCCTGTTTTGGACAGGACTGTGAACCCCCCCCTGGGGCCTAGTCTTCAGGCTTCTGGCCTGTTCAAGGGAGGACCATATTCCAAAGGCCTAGCATTCAGGCTTCGGGACTGAACTGCGCCCTTGAGGCCTAGTCTTCAGGTTTTGAGTCTGTTTTGGACAGGACTGTGAACCCCCCCTGGGGACTAGTCTTCAGGCTTCTGGCCTGTTCAAGGGAGGACCATATTCCAAAGGC
The DNA window shown above is from Chiloscyllium plagiosum isolate BGI_BamShark_2017 unplaced genomic scaffold, ASM401019v2 scaf_54583, whole genome shotgun sequence and carries:
- the LOC122545603 gene encoding chromodomain-helicase-DNA-binding protein 4-like encodes the protein MGIVMHGYARWQDIQNDPRYAILNEPFKGEVNRGNFLEIKNKFLARRFKLLEQALVIEEQLRRAAYLNMSEDPTHPSMALNTRFAEVECLAESHQHLSKESLAGNKPANAVLHKGKALAAERP